The Mesorhizobium sp. NBSH29 genome has a segment encoding these proteins:
- the sugE gene encoding quaternary ammonium compound efflux SMR transporter SugE — protein MAWLLLVVAGLFEIGWAIGLKYTDGFTRPLPTILTAASMIVSVVLLGLALKTLPVGTGYAIWTGIGTVGTALLGIWLLGEPATAARLGCIALIVSGIIGLKLVS, from the coding sequence ATGGCGTGGCTTCTACTGGTCGTTGCCGGGTTGTTCGAGATCGGCTGGGCTATCGGGCTCAAATATACCGATGGCTTCACCCGGCCCCTTCCCACCATTCTCACGGCAGCAAGCATGATCGTGAGTGTCGTGCTTCTCGGGCTGGCGCTGAAGACACTGCCGGTCGGAACCGGTTATGCGATCTGGACGGGCATCGGCACCGTCGGCACAGCGCTGCTCGGCATCTGGCTGCTCGGAGAGCCGGCCACTGCGGCACGGCTTGGCTGCATCGCGTTGATCGTCAGCGGCATCATCGGCCTGAAGCTGGTGAGCTGA
- a CDS encoding DUF6481 family protein, which produces MAIFREKDVFERRDAANAAKRAMLEKFKAKPAADDPAVVAKQAERKAVLEARAIRQAEKEKQKQERLAREAEERATREAAAEAERLAAEEAAQADAKQREAEENERIARLLSDEVERKAKRDARYAARKSRVGRTPPGFSG; this is translated from the coding sequence TTGGCTATCTTTAGGGAAAAAGACGTTTTTGAACGCCGCGATGCGGCAAATGCCGCCAAGCGCGCAATGCTTGAGAAATTCAAGGCCAAGCCGGCCGCAGACGACCCGGCAGTGGTAGCCAAGCAGGCCGAGCGCAAGGCCGTCCTCGAGGCCCGTGCCATTAGGCAGGCTGAAAAGGAAAAGCAGAAGCAGGAGCGGCTGGCCCGCGAGGCCGAAGAGCGCGCAACGCGCGAAGCAGCAGCCGAGGCCGAGCGCCTTGCCGCTGAAGAAGCCGCGCAGGCAGATGCCAAGCAGCGTGAGGCCGAGGAAAACGAGCGCATCGCGCGCTTGTTGTCCGATGAGGTCGAACGCAAGGCTAAGCGCGACGCCCGCTATGCCGCGCGCAAGTCACGCGTCGGCCGCACGCCTCCCGGCTTTTCCGGCTGA